The genomic DNA TAATTTCATCTTCTTCATGATAAAAGGCATCGGGTGCTGTATAATCACTAACTTTGAATTTGACCCAAATATTGAAAACTTGCTTCTTGAATTCCTTCACATTTTGGTTAGATGCATAGTAAAGAGCCGAATCTTTATGTGAATAAATCATTGGAGCAATTTCGTCATGTATAGTATTGATTGGCTTACCCAAATTTACAGCTTGCCCGAACAATTCATCAAAATTGCGATTCCCGGATTTGATTTTGGAGCAAAAATCGGGAGCTAAATCGCTTTTGAACAAATCATAACCGCCAACATTGTCCCGACCATTCGAGGAGAATAGGATGAAATTCCCTTTTGGGTCAATAAATGGCGTAAGTTCGTCACAATCTGTATTAATGTTTCGTCCAATATTGACCGGAGCTGAAAACTTGCCGTTCGGCATTTTCGCACTCATTACAATATCTGTTCCGCCGTAGCTCGTATCATGATTGGATGCAAATAGAATTACATCGCCGTTACAAGCTATGCAAGGTTGTGAAAGCCAATGTCCATCCGGTTGGAAAGCCTCGAATTGAATTATATCTGCGTTGTTGATATTGCTGCTGTAATTGGAGCTTGTATAAATCCGCGATTCGCCAAAATCCAGTCCCAAAGGCGATTTTGCGAATACCATTATATTATTGTCAAAGTCTGCGAAACCTACATTTGCATTATTATCGGAGAGTTGTTTTCCGTTTGTTTGGAAATTATTCACCTCAATTCGGTTTAGAGGTAATATTGTATGATTGTTTGCAATTGCTCTTGTCAGAAATGTATTGCCGGAATTATCGAATGAAATTGCAAATTCGTCTGATTCGCTCAATATCCCTTTGACTGATTCGATTCTGTAACAATAGCCGTTACGGTCAAAATATGCTTTCGTCGTGTCATTGCTTGCAATGCTTAAATATGGTTCAGGTGTGCAAAACGCAGTGTCAATAGGGCAATCGGGTACAATCAGTTTCGTATGGTGTATCATACATGAACTGAGGGTAATGGATAAAAATATAAATATTGCAAATTTCAATTAAAAAATTCCCACTTATTCTTCTACAAATTTACAAGGAATTTCGATAGCGGTGTTCAATATTTTCAAATAATCCACTCTTGGTATTTCGATAGCACCGAGCATTTGAGTGTGATGATTGATATACTGCGTATCGAGAAGAATAAAATTTCGTTCTTTTATATAATTCACAAGGTAATAGAAAGCTGATTTCGACGCATTTGGCACTAAATTGAACATTGATTCGCCAAAAAAGGCGCCCCCGATTGACACGCCGTATAATCCGCCTACAAGTTCGCCATCAAGCCAAGTCTCTACTGAATGAGCGTATCCCAATTCGTTCAACTGTGTGAATGAATTGATAATTTCCTCGGAAATCCAAGTGTCTTCTCTATCGGCACATTTTTTTATTACTTCTGAGAATGTAGCATTGACAGTATATTTGAAGTCATTTTTTTTTATGCTTTGTTTGAGCGAACGTGGCAATTTTATTTTATCCAAGGGGAAAATGGCTCTCGGGTCGGGCGAATGCCAATAAATATTGCCGTCATAAGAATCCGCCATAGGAAAATAACCTTCCTTATAAGCTCTTATGAGTAATTCGGGTCCAAAAAAAATCATGATATATATTTACTTCAACTAATAATCGAGCTTGATTTGCCTATTCTATACTTCTATTTCGCAGATTGCATCTTAGCATAATCATCTAAAAATTTCTGCAATCCTGAATCTGTAAGCGGATGATTTAGTGATTGAATCAACACATTGTATGGCACTGTTGCAATATCGGCGCCTGCTTTTGCAGATTGAGTGATATGCAAAGGATGTCTGATGGAAGCCGAAATTATTTCCGATTCAAAGCCTTGCACTTCCCAAATCTCGCAAATTTCGTCCAACACGGCATTGCTATCCATCGCAATATCGTCCAATCTTCCCATAAATACCGATACATATGCTGCCCCGGCATTAGCTGCTGCAATTGCTTGGGTTGGGCTAAACACCAAAGTTACGTTTGTAGGGATTTCCTCTTTGTATAATTCATTGACTGCCGAAAGTCCTGCTGCAATCATCGGGATTTTGATAACTGCATCCGGAAACCAACTCAAAATGTCATGGGCTTCGCGAAGCATACCTTTAGTATCGGTAGCAATGACTTCCACCGAAAGATGCCCACCAACGAGAGCGTGAATTTCCAAAATTCTTTCTTTTACATCTACGCTTGGGTCTTCCTTAGCCAGAAGTGAGGGATTAGTCGTCACGCCGGAAATTATTCCAAGGCTTGCTGCATGTCTGATATGCGTTATATTCGCTGAATCTACGTAAAGTTCCATTTTTATTCCTTATTTCATATTAATGATTACAAAAGTAAGGATTTAATCAATCATATTATAGCAATCGACAAAAATAATCTTAGCGAAGTCTATATTGCTACATTTGAAAATTACCAAATTGGAGATTAGGATGTTATTCTACACTTCTATATCCCAAAAACTAAAATTATGAGTTCTTAATCTGTAAAACTCTCTAATCGAATTTAGAGAGTTTTTTTTATTTGCGAAAATGATGCTTATCCATGTAAACATATTAAATATAAATATCTTAGCAAATGTCAACTAAGATATAATTAACACAAAGTTAACTCAATATTTATTCTATATTCAATCTATAAAGCGACCTTTGTATATGTTTGTTCAAGCTAAAAGGATTTTGTAATGATTTCTAAAGTAATTTGGAATTTTATGCTATTTATTGTATCTGTGATTTTCATGACACATAGTATTTATGCACAATCCGGCGGTTCTATCACCGGTAAGGTCATTGATGGCGAATCCGGAGAAGTGCTTCGGAGAGCAACTGTCATGGTAGTAGGTACAAATATGGGTGCTTTTTCTGATGTCAAGGGTGAATTCAAACTGAAAGACGTCAAAGCGGGCACATATAATCTCAGATTTTCATATGTAGGCTATATGCCTAAAGAAGTTACAGGTGTAGAGGTTAAGGATGGCGAAGTCGTCAATCTGAATATTACACTTGAATTTGAGAGTAAATTAAAAGATGAAATCGTTGTCGAAGCTCGAAGAGTATTTGATAACGAAGCTTCAATTTTAGCTCAAAGAA from Candidatus Kapaibacterium sp. includes the following:
- the aat gene encoding leucyl/phenylalanyl-tRNA--protein transferase, whose product is MIFFGPELLIRAYKEGYFPMADSYDGNIYWHSPDPRAIFPLDKIKLPRSLKQSIKKNDFKYTVNATFSEVIKKCADREDTWISEEIINSFTQLNELGYAHSVETWLDGELVGGLYGVSIGGAFFGESMFNLVPNASKSAFYYLVNYIKERNFILLDTQYINHHTQMLGAIEIPRVDYLKILNTAIEIPCKFVEE
- a CDS encoding fructose-6-phosphate aldolase (similar to novel fructose-6-phosphate aldolase from Escherichia coli; enzyme from Methanocaldococcus janaschii shows transaldolase activity), translating into MELYVDSANITHIRHAASLGIISGVTTNPSLLAKEDPSVDVKERILEIHALVGGHLSVEVIATDTKGMLREAHDILSWFPDAVIKIPMIAAGLSAVNELYKEEIPTNVTLVFSPTQAIAAANAGAAYVSVFMGRLDDIAMDSNAVLDEICEIWEVQGFESEIISASIRHPLHITQSAKAGADIATVPYNVLIQSLNHPLTDSGLQKFLDDYAKMQSAK